In one Fodinicola acaciae genomic region, the following are encoded:
- a CDS encoding winged helix-turn-helix transcriptional regulator, which translates to MEEFDRLLFDVFARGCPSRKALEDVTGRWGILAMVALRDGTLRFNALRRRVDGVSEKMLAQTLHALERDGFVRRDAQPVIPPRVDYSLTEPGRRLADKLIELIELTESLMPGVLDAQNAYDTAKAAS; encoded by the coding sequence ATGGAAGAGTTCGACCGGCTCCTTTTCGACGTCTTCGCGCGTGGCTGTCCGTCGCGGAAGGCGCTGGAGGACGTCACTGGACGCTGGGGGATCCTGGCGATGGTCGCGCTGCGCGACGGCACGCTCCGCTTCAACGCATTGCGCCGCCGCGTCGACGGCGTGAGCGAGAAGATGCTGGCGCAGACCCTGCACGCGCTCGAGCGCGACGGGTTCGTACGCCGGGACGCCCAACCGGTCATCCCGCCGCGCGTCGACTACAGCCTGACCGAGCCGGGACGGCGGCTCGCCGACAAGCTGATCGAGCTGATCGAGCTCACCGAGTCGTTGATGCCAGGAGTTCTCGACGCACAGAATGCGTACGACACAGCCAAAGCTGCCTCCTGA
- a CDS encoding Rv1733c family protein yields MRRVLLSGLRRLGIGRSQLRRRSDRVESMFLRWAVLGVIVAIVLAPSLAIDTYQREMRTVAQQAASRHEVQAVVLQDALASPSSAEPSGLTPAQAHVRGQWKSPDGVVHTASIEVDSGTKAGAHVPIWVDRAGHQVSAPETAGGALIGAILAALGAVIAVVALFIALYWLVRWPLDRIRLARWDAEWRRASADWASRS; encoded by the coding sequence ATGCGGCGTGTCCTGTTGTCGGGCCTACGAAGATTGGGCATCGGCCGCAGTCAGCTGCGCCGCCGCTCGGACCGTGTGGAGAGCATGTTCCTGCGGTGGGCCGTTCTTGGCGTAATCGTGGCGATTGTTTTGGCTCCATCGTTGGCGATCGACACCTATCAGCGAGAAATGCGTACGGTCGCGCAGCAGGCTGCGAGCCGCCACGAGGTGCAGGCGGTCGTCTTGCAGGACGCGCTGGCCAGTCCGAGCAGCGCCGAACCGTCGGGACTGACGCCGGCGCAGGCGCACGTACGGGGACAGTGGAAATCGCCGGACGGCGTCGTGCACACGGCCTCGATTGAGGTCGACAGTGGTACGAAGGCCGGCGCGCACGTGCCGATCTGGGTCGATCGCGCCGGACATCAGGTGTCGGCGCCGGAGACCGCCGGCGGTGCGCTGATCGGCGCGATTCTGGCGGCGCTGGGCGCGGTGATCGCGGTCGTCGCGTTGTTCATCGCGCTCTATTGGCTCGTACGCTGGCCGCTCGACCGCATCCGGCTGGCGCGCTGGGACGCCGAATGGCGCCGCGCCTCGGCTGACTGGGCCAGCCGCTCCTAG